Proteins co-encoded in one Brassica oleracea var. oleracea cultivar TO1000 chromosome C4, BOL, whole genome shotgun sequence genomic window:
- the LOC106338307 gene encoding probable elongation factor 1-gamma 2, with protein sequence MRSAEGYVRWNQLSSGLDGLVAKLRSNGSWKENDRYSGQGCYSTLEGFDSLMGAGNTRVSQSPIHSEIEALIWGIELCHVNGDNSLNGSFIIDYDHIEQWIDFTSLEIDANMLRWFTPRMGYVAFSAPAEEAAISGLKRGLDALNTHLASDTYLVGQSITLTDIEAAQPTKPKEEPKKAAPPAEEPKLAKEEKATKLDEEVEAPKPKAKYPIDFLPPSPMVLDEWKRLYSNINSNIREVVIKVYELVIIFPFDLHFGTFFGSCASVRSSFLVLNTYKGNKEADKALIVAEYADVMIEEASNFQMGVTNKSPEFLKLNPIREVWNLFFFVKER encoded by the exons ATGAGGTCAGCAGAAGGGTATGTCAGGTGGAATCAGCTAAGCAGTGGGCTAGATGGTTTGGTTGCTAAGCTAAGGTCTA ATGGATCATGGAAAGAAAATGATAGATACTCGGGACAAGGGTGCTACAGTACTTTGGAAGGTTTTGATAGTTTGATGGGAGCGGGGAACACTAGAGTGAGTCAATCACCCATTCATTCGGAGATAGAGGCACTTATTTGGGGGATTGAAT TGTGCCATGTGAATGGTGATAACTCTTTGAATGGATCCTTCATCATTGATTAT GATCACATTGAGCAATGGATTGATTTTACCTCCCTGGAGATAGATGCTAACATGTTGAGGTGGTTCACTCCAAGGATGGGATACGTTGCTTTCTCTGCTCCA GCTGAGGAAGCGGCTATTTCTGGGTTGAAGAGAGGACTTGATGCTCTGAACACACATCTCGCCTCCGACACTTACCTTGTTGGACAGTCTATTACACTCACAGATATT GAAGCTGCACAGCCTACAAAGCCCAAGGAAGAGCCAAAGAAGGCTGCACCTCCAGCAGAAGAACCAAAGCTTGCTAAGGAGGAAAAAGCAACAAAGCTTGATGAGGAGGTAGAAGCACCAAAGCCCAAAGCCAAGTATCCTATTGATTTTCTACCCCCAAGCCCAATGGTTCTCGATGAGTGGAAGAGGCTTTACTCAAACATCAATTCCAACATCCGTGAGGTTGTGATCAAAG TGTATGAACTTGTGATCATCTTTCCTTTTGACCTTCACTTTGGTACATTCTTTGGAAGTTGTGCTAGTGTCCGATCATCTTTCTTG GTTTTAAACACTTACAAAGGTAACAAAGAAGCCGATAAGGCACTCATTGTGGCAGAATATGCTGATGTGATGATCGAGGAGGCTTCCAACTTTCAGATGGGCGTCACAAACAAATCCCCTGAGTTTCTCAAGTTGAATCCCATCAGAGAGGTTTGGAATCTCTTTTTCTTTGTTAAAGAACGTTAG